From the Oryza glaberrima chromosome 5, OglaRS2, whole genome shotgun sequence genome, one window contains:
- the LOC127774596 gene encoding probable inactive receptor kinase At1g27190 — MPYLVQLLLLTVALTLPTSVHPQSGTPREDDVRCLEGLKTSLGDPDGRLASWTFSNTSAGAICEISGVSCWSPDESRIIALSLSGFGLTGAIPSELQFCSAITTLDLSSNRLGGQIPPALCDWLPFVVNLDLSGNQLSGPIPAELANCKFINSLKLSANSLSGKIPASLVLLGHLKSLDLSNNNLDGDIPPKLAASFSADAFADNPDLVEPHSGFNLGVLFGRPEAAAAIAFVFGFVGTLFFGPSIIRRVAGRSC, encoded by the coding sequence ATGCCTTACCTCGTCCAGCTCCTCCTCCTAACTGTGGCCTTGACTCTCCCTACCTCCGTCCATCCACAGAGCGGCACACCACGAGAAGATGATGTGCGCTGTCTCGAGGGCCTCAAGACATCCCTCGGCGACCCGGatggccgcctcgcctcctgGACCTTCTCAAACACCTCCGCCGGTGCCATTTGCGAGATCTCGGGAGTTTCGTGCTGGAGCCCCGACGAGTCTCGCATCATTGCTCTCTCGCTCTCTGGCTTTGGCCTCACCGGTGCTATCCCCTCTGAGCTCCAGTTCTGCTCCGCCATCACAACCCTCGACCTTTCCTCCAACCGGCTGGGGGGACAAATTCCTCCCGCACTGTGCGACTGGCTCCCTTTCGTCGTCAACCTCGACCTCTCCGGCAACCAGCTCTCCGGACCAATTCCCGCAGAGCTGGCCAACTGCAAGTTCATCAACTCGCTGAAGCTGTCGGCGAATTCCCTTTCGGGCAAAATCCCCGCCTCCCTTGTGCTCCTAGGTCACCTTAAGTCGCTAGACCTGTCTAACAACAACCTGGACGGCGATATCCCGCCTAAGCTAGCGGCCTCTTTCTCCGCGGACGCCTTCGCCGATAACCCCGATCTCGTCGAGCCACACTCCGGTTTTAACCTCGGTGTCCTCTTCGGAAGGCCGGAGGCTGCAGCCGCCATTGCCTTCGTCTTCGGTTTTGTTGGCACACTCTTCTTCGGTCCTTCCATCATTAGACGGGTCGCTGGTCGCAGTTGTTAG
- the LOC127774220 gene encoding histone-binding protein MSI1 homolog, whose protein sequence is MEEHQSWKKNAPVLYDLVMSQLLKWPTHTSDETPKHLLLADATLPLLPRLAAGATAAGGAVPASSVSISRSVPHKGEVNRARCMPQRRYMVATKTCVDEVHVYHLGDDGEKSSANVVLRGHEAEGYGLAPAQSTAPFQVSIFTSRSTTTADVPTRQSAGSPSRG, encoded by the exons atggaggagcaCCAGAGCTGGAAGAAGAACGCGCCGGTGCTCTACGACCTCGTCATGTCCCAGCTGCTCAAGTGGCC AACCCACACCTCCGACGAGACGCCCAAACACCTCTTGCTCGCCGACGCTACCCTCCCGCTTCTGCCCCGCCTAGCGGCGGgggccacggcggcgggcggtgccgTCCCAGCCTCGTCCGTGTCCATCTCCCGCTCGGTGCCGCACAAGGGCGAGGTCAACCGTGCCCGCTGCATGCCGCAGAGGCGGTACATGGTGGCTACCAAGACCTGTGTGGATGAGGTGCATGTGTACCATcttggcgacgacggcgagaagAGCAGCGCCAATGTGGTGCTCAGGGGGCATGAAGCGGAGGGGTATGGGCTGGCACCAGCTCAGAGTACGGCGCCGTTCCAGGTGAGCATCTTCACCAGCcggtccaccaccaccgccgacgtGCCGACCCGCCAGAGCGCGGGCTCGCCAAGCCGCGG GTAG
- the LOC127774594 gene encoding endo-1,3;1,4-beta-D-glucanase-like, which translates to MLVRCLLVVALAAVVAAAAGRLALAKENNGGRARWQVYSPAPSPKKHPCLENPPNMTENTGGEAGDVVHGYGGLECYATGSRRSGGRAVILVSDYYGFRAPKLRKIADKVAYQLGCYVVVPDLLFEDPYTDDPARPFEEWIKTHSPVEAAEKTKPLIAALKKDGTSTVGVGGYCWGGKVAVELSKTEETKAVVISHPALVVVDDMKEVKCPIEILGGELDTISPPQLIHQLEDALDQNKRVHHLVKIFPDAPHGFACRYNATDPFAVKTAEEARADMVKWFDKYLEIMKR; encoded by the exons ATGCTAGTCCgctgcctcctcgtcgtcgccctcgccgccgtcgtggccgccgccgctgggcgCCTCGCCTTGGCCAAGGAGAATAACGGCGGCCGTGCGAGATGGCAAGTgtactcgccggcgccgtcgccgaagaAGCACCCGTGCCTGGAGAACCCGCCGAACATGACGGAGAACAcgggcggggaggccggcgacgtcgtCCACGGCTACGGCGGCCTGGAGTGCTACGCCACCggctcccgccgctccggcggccgcgccgtcaTCCTCGTCTCCGACTACTACG GTTTCCGAGCACCAAAACTGAG GAAAATAGCGGACAAAGTTGCATACCAGCTTGGATGCTACGTTGTGGTTCCTGATTTGTTGTTCGAGGACCCTTACACCGATGATCCAGCGAGGCCATTTGAGGAGTGGATCAAGACACACTCTCcg GTTGAAGCAGCTGAAAAGACTAAACCGCTTATTGCGGCTCTGAAGAAGGATGGGACGTCTACTGTTGGAGTTGGAGGTTACTGCTGGGGTG GAAAGGTGGCCGTGGAGCTATCAAAGACTGAAGAAACCAAAGCGGTTGTCATTTCGCATCCCGCGCTAGTGGTTGTAGATGACATGAAAG AGGTCAAATGTCCCATTGAAATCCTTGGGGGTGAGCTTGATACCATCTCTCCACCACAGCTAATACACCAGTTGGAGGATGCCTTAGATCAGAACAAAAGG GTTCATCACTTGGTGAAGATCTTCCCGGATGCGCCCCATGGCTTCGCCTGCAGATACAACGCTACCGACCCGTTCGCCGTCAAAACTGCAGAAGAAGCTCGTGCTGACATGGTCAAATGGTTTGACAAGTATCTGGAGATCATGAAGCGGTGA